The Montipora capricornis isolate CH-2021 chromosome 1, ASM3666992v2, whole genome shotgun sequence genome contains a region encoding:
- the LOC138040743 gene encoding putative leucine-rich repeat-containing protein DDB_G0281931 → MWKKPALLTWHQLEMWMIALLCVIFCHSPMVVQAKSVKVSTQWPRDTYNHNVFLSAEGPDCLKRINQFPLFNLDTSFTPQQEREVLIDIYVSTNGQKWYERRGWISSANNTSHCSWYGITCHGNTTHIKTIVLAYNNLNGFLPSNIWKIRNLFSLCTPGNPSLRGPISDFLFANMSNLLTVVFNDASISGNIPEGIVKMKNLQNFLGCVMNGDGFTGHLPQDIGNMTELRVLCLGGNNLIGQIPKSISRLKKLRYLDLRITPGHMHGNLSDIFAIPNVTELFISGVKLTGTLPRVLPERLAHLVLPGNSISGNISNWKNFPSILNLANNQLKGDIPGDVLLKAADMIDLSQNDFESINEGKAWPDTARASSASYVSLAGNRKLAINFSSFMELFSKKGNFVDSPSILNVSFCDITSPLLANVLYMGRLSTCDLSNNNFYGALPKFFTDFSLLTYFDVSSNNLTGSLPAGIQNMVSLQYLDISGNPSMRVGTSASSNVFKPDFLTMFKPPQAVNYTCPEGRLTFNNGRIRLDPTFYEYKYCVCDEGFYGGDGLCKKCMSGATCHRLAISAADDLRPNIMEVSGGYWPSPDPSNATHLVKCSVPSACNPTDSCTCRLVTTPKDTNSSSGSRQSLSSLITTCNHSCVCHPGNTDRFCSRCQEGFYKLGGLCFKCKKGNLTYYYIFIPIFTLSFLIPLWMYFHFYLRPIKWFVVTAIHFLLMLIMMLLELLPAWLFKLNLVVFVLCMSNRGKAARSLISITVFYIQTMDFMVSSVNVWPKRVIKAQSYLSSYWNLYFPSLSCDLPSLFTPVGKFAFLLLLPAVCLAMVGVYFITMLIYNRFRPAERRMQLVHFKCRQIAFFCLSFSYFPIVKQSLSILRPCHSDQDVRYMPNSPWIECPSHSYSKLKALGVVSVVFYVIGFPLIVIFVLIRFFPQRRSMTPEEQEKLDVWLGPVYLPYKPKYRQYFEIFMLFRRLVLAIALSMISSSSTLQTFVVWLVLMTSAIIHLCLQPYDEVSINRCDPCEHKTNRKVIFERIFRENVFEPLVLLVLSMSFMVLRFSVLDSTYANIFVWLVMVINTCVLVTLLAGIVYRLVGKNEGRKNGSNNCSGENSYKSCPNAMDSDESSDEEQRYLLAVNG, encoded by the exons ATGTGGAAAAAACCAGCtcttttgacctggcatcaacTTGAGATGTGGATGATTGCTCTgttatgcgtgattttttgccATTCTCCGATGGTAGTTCAGGCTAAATCGGTCAAAGTATCGACACAGTGGCCCAGGGACACTTACA ATCATAACGTGTTTCTGAGCGCTGAGGGACCCGACTGTTTGAAACGTATTAACCAGTTTCCGCTGTTCAACCTGGACACATCTTTCACACCACAACAGGAAAGAGAAGTTCTAATAGATATATACGTTTCaacaaatggacaaaaatggtACGAAAGACGCGGCTGGATTAGTTCAGCCAATAACACATCCCATTGTTCCTGGTATGGTATCACCTGTCACGGAAATACAACGCACATTAAAACTATCGTCTTGGCTTACAATAACCTAAACGGTTTCCTTCCTTCTAACATATGGAAAATCCGAAACTTATTTTCTCTCTGCACACCAGGGAACCCTTCTCTTCGAGGACCCATTAGCGACTTTCTGTTTGCGAATATGAGCAATCTGTTGACTGTTGTGTTCAATGACGCTTCTATTTCTGGGAATATTCCTGAAGGGattgtaaaaatgaaaaatctgcAAAACTTCCTGGGCTGCGTTATGAACGGTGATGGATTCACTGGTCACTTACCACAGGATATCGGAAACATGACAGAATTACGAGTACTTTGTCTTGGAGGAAACAATCTAATTGGCCAAATACCAAAGAGTATTTCTAGGCTGAAAAAGCTGCGGTATTTGGACCTTCGAATAACTCCTGGCCACATGCATGGAAACCTCAGTGACATATTCGCAATTCCCAACGTAACAGAGTTGTTTATATCTGGAGTTAAACTAACCGGAACGTTGCCTCGTGTATTACCGGAAAGACTAGCACACCTAGTTTTACCTGGAAACAGCATTTCTGGGAATATATCAAACTGGAAAAATTTCCCAAGTATATTAAATCTTGCCAACAATCAACTAAAAGGGGATATTCCAGGCGATGTGCTGCTGAAGGCAGCCGATATGATCGATTTGTCACAAAACGACTTTGAGTCAATCAACGAAGGAAAAGCGTGGCCAGATACAGCCCGTGCTTCTTCTGCGTCTTACGTCTCTCTGGCAGGGAATCGAAAattggcaattaatttttcaagcttcatggaacttttttcaaaaaaaggaaactttgttGATAGCCCCTCAATTCTAAATGTAAGCTTTTGCGACATAACAAGTCCTCTACTCGCAAACGTGCTGTACATGGGAAGACTTTCCACTTGTGATTTAAGTAATAACAACTTTTATGGAGCTTTACCCAAATTTTTTACTGATTTTTCGCTTTTGACGTACTTTGACGTCTCCTCGAATAACTTGACAGGTAGCCTTCCAGCAGGAATTCAAAACATGGTTTCTCTCCAATATTTAGACATATCTGGAAATCCCTCTATGCGAGTTGGGACAAGCGCTTCATCTAACGTCTTTAAACCTGACTTTTTGACTATGTTCAAACCACCTCAAGCAGTCAACTATACGTGCCCTGAAGGACGACTCACGTTCAACAATGGACGCATTCGCTTAGATCCAACATTTTACGAATACAAATATTGCGTCTGCGACGAAGGTTTCTACGGAGGCGATGGTTTGTGCAAGAAATGTATGAGTGGTGCGACTTGCCATCGACTTGCCATCAGTGCAGCTGACGATCTGCGTCCAAACATCATGGAGGTATCGGGTGGCTACTGGCCATCACCAGATCCCAGCAATGCCACCCACCTTGTCAAGTGCTCGGTACCATCTGCATGCAACCCTACAGATTCCTGTACTTGTCGACTGGTCACAACACCAAAGGACACAAATTCGTCCTCCGGAAGCCGTCAATCATTGTCATCTCTGATCACGACGTGCAATCATTCTTGCGTCTGCCATCCAGGGAACACAGACAGGTTTTGCTCTCGCTGTCAAGAAGGGTTTTACAAACTTGGTGGACTGTGTTTCAAATGCAAAAAGGGCAATTTAACTTACTATTACATCTTTATTCCTATCTTTACTTTGTCCTTTCTCATTCCGCTCTGGATGtactttcatttttatcttcgACCAATCAAATGGTTCGTTGTTACTGCAATTCATTTTCTACTCATGCTAATCATGATGCTTTTGGAGTTATTACCTGCGTGGCTTTTCAAGTTAAACCTGGTCGTTTTCGTGTTGTGTATGAGTAACCGAGGAAAGGCTGCTCGCTCTCTAATCAGCATAACGGTGTTTTACATCCAAACCATGGATTTCATGGTATCTAGTGTCAACGTGTGGCCTAAAAGAGTTATTAAGGCTCAAAGCTACTTGAGCAGTTATTGGAACCTATACTTTCCCTCTCTTTCTTGTGACCTGCCTTCTCTTTTTACTCCAGTCGGGAAGTTTGCCTTTTTGCTCCTACTTCCAGCGGTGTGCTTAGCCATGGTGGGTGTGTATTTCATCACGATGCTGATTTACAATAGATTTCGTCCCGCTGAAAGGAGAATGCAACTTGTTCATTTCAAATGTCGCCAAATCGCCTTCTTTTGTCTTAGCTTCAGCTACTTTCCAATCGTGAAGCAGTCCCTTTCCATTCTACGTCCATGTCACAGTGATCAGGATGTTCGTTACATGCCCAACTCGCCTTGGATAGAATGCCCTTCGCACTCTTACAgcaaactgaaagcccttggcGTTGTCTCAGTTGTGTTCTACGTGATTGGGTTTCCCTTGATTGTCATCTTTGTGCTGATTCGTTTCTTTCCACAGAGAAGATCGATGACTCCTGAAGAGCAAGAGAAACTTGACGTGTGGCTTGGACCTGTCTATTTGCCGTACAAACCAAAGTATCGTCAGTACTTCGAGATCTTTATGCTTTTCCGCCGCCTGGTTCTCGCCATTGCGTTGTCGATGATTTCTTCGTCGTCCACCTTGCAAACGTTTGTAGTGTGGCTGGTTCTGATGACGTCAGCAATCATCCACTTGTGCCTCCAGCCGTATGACGAGGTCTCTATAAACAGATGCGATCCGTGCGAGCACAAGACCAACAGAAAAGTTATCTTCGAACGCATTTTCCGTGAGAATGTCTTTGAACCCTTGGTTTTACTCGTGTTGTCCATGTCTTTTATGGTGTTGAGGTTTTCAGTACTGGACAGTACCTATGCTAACATTTTCGTTTGGCTGGTGATGGTCATAAATACATGTGTTCTTGTGACTCTGCTAGCTGGTATAGTTTACCGTCTTGTTGGCAAAAATGAAGGCCGCAAGAATGGCAGTAACAATTGCAGCGGTGAAAATTCGTATAAAAGTTGCCCAAATGCAATGGACTCTGATGAGAGCAGTGATGAAGAACAAAGGTATTTGCTAGCTGTCAACGGCTAG